In Desulfomicrobium escambiense DSM 10707, one genomic interval encodes:
- the tssH gene encoding type VI secretion system ATPase TssH — protein MNLSSLVTALDDTCRQALEEAAGACVSRGGCEIGIEDFVERLLPTCEMRDILTQFERNPEEMRRLLAAAKRQEKSASRPVISPLLIGFLQEAYLLASLELRQEKVGVGELVLAMLLNPARYGVMPFYQELGKIPADALRRLLLGLQEGRCASSGGAVHAGQPGLLDRYATDFTAAARAGRIDQVFARGAEIRQMVDILTRRRKNNAILVGDPGVGKTAVVEGLALRVVEGLVPNALKGVRIVGLDMGLLQAGASVKGEFEKRLKGVIDEVKASPVPTILFIDEAHTLVGAGNTPGAGDGANLLKPALARGEMRTIAATTWSEYKKYFEKDAALARRFQMVKLDEPSLEETVTILRGIVPHYEKTHNVYIRDDAVLCTAELSCRYINGRQLPDKAIDVLDTACARVRVNLGAKPAALEAMEEELAAVRRELDALERDRETCSLGDSDPSGVERHEALCGHFDKLSRDMETLAGRWRRERDLVEAILEFRNREGERDETTTRQLLADLRAAQVERPLVFHEVTPDLVRGIVSEWTGIPVSKLGGNGSGVLGSLGPDLRRRVRGQDHALETIERAVLAAQVGLNSASKPTGIFLLVGPSGVGKTETALAVADALFGGERMLVCINMSEFQEKHTVSRLIGAPPGYVGFGEGGRLTEAVRRQPYSAVLFDEVEKAHPEVLNLFYQIFDKGVLADGEGREVDFRNCVIFMTSNIGGDIVSALCEGDEIPDPEVLKGALRPALLRHFPPALLGRMTVVPFTTIRGETLQELVEMKLARVGARLSGRHRLRLCWEEDVISSIMTSCTAVETGARNIDHIIGSSLLPGIATALLGALDGGGKACGELRVGLNRADGTFTFILGTLS, from the coding sequence ATGAATTTGTCTTCGCTCGTCACTGCCCTGGACGATACCTGCCGCCAGGCGCTGGAGGAGGCAGCCGGAGCCTGTGTGAGCAGGGGCGGCTGCGAGATAGGCATCGAGGACTTCGTGGAGAGGCTGTTGCCGACGTGTGAGATGCGGGACATTCTCACACAGTTCGAGCGCAACCCGGAGGAGATGCGCCGACTTCTGGCCGCGGCGAAACGGCAGGAGAAATCTGCGTCCCGTCCCGTGATCTCGCCGCTGCTCATAGGATTCCTGCAGGAGGCCTACCTGCTTGCGAGCCTGGAGCTCCGCCAGGAGAAAGTGGGTGTCGGAGAGCTGGTGCTGGCCATGCTGCTCAATCCCGCCCGCTATGGAGTCATGCCGTTTTACCAGGAGCTCGGAAAGATTCCTGCCGATGCCCTGCGCCGTCTTCTGCTGGGGCTGCAGGAAGGGCGGTGCGCATCCTCCGGGGGCGCGGTGCATGCCGGACAGCCGGGGCTCCTCGACAGATACGCCACGGACTTCACCGCCGCCGCCAGGGCCGGCCGTATTGACCAGGTTTTCGCGCGGGGAGCGGAAATCCGTCAGATGGTGGATATTCTGACGCGTCGCCGCAAGAACAACGCCATTCTCGTGGGTGATCCGGGCGTGGGCAAAACAGCCGTGGTGGAGGGCCTGGCCCTGCGCGTGGTTGAGGGGCTGGTGCCGAACGCCCTCAAGGGCGTGCGCATCGTGGGGCTGGACATGGGACTGCTGCAGGCCGGAGCCAGCGTCAAGGGGGAATTCGAAAAGCGTCTTAAGGGCGTCATCGACGAGGTCAAAGCTTCGCCCGTACCGACGATCCTTTTCATCGACGAGGCGCACACCCTAGTGGGCGCGGGCAATACCCCAGGGGCGGGTGACGGGGCAAATCTCCTGAAACCGGCCCTGGCGAGGGGCGAGATGCGGACCATCGCGGCCACTACCTGGAGCGAATACAAGAAATATTTCGAGAAGGATGCGGCCCTGGCCCGTCGTTTCCAGATGGTCAAGCTTGACGAGCCGTCTCTGGAGGAAACGGTGACCATCCTGCGGGGCATCGTCCCGCATTACGAGAAGACCCATAATGTCTACATCCGCGATGACGCGGTCCTGTGCACGGCGGAACTTTCCTGCCGGTACATCAATGGCCGCCAGTTGCCCGACAAGGCCATTGACGTCCTGGACACGGCCTGCGCCCGAGTGCGGGTGAACCTGGGGGCCAAGCCTGCCGCTCTCGAAGCCATGGAAGAGGAACTGGCCGCGGTACGCAGGGAACTCGACGCGCTGGAGCGGGATCGCGAGACCTGCAGCCTGGGCGACTCCGATCCGTCAGGCGTCGAAAGGCATGAGGCCCTGTGCGGACACTTCGACAAACTTTCCCGGGACATGGAGACTCTTGCCGGACGTTGGCGCAGAGAAAGGGACCTGGTCGAGGCCATCCTGGAGTTTCGGAATCGGGAAGGTGAACGGGACGAGACAACAACGAGGCAGCTGCTGGCGGACCTGCGTGCAGCGCAGGTCGAGCGGCCCCTCGTCTTTCACGAAGTCACGCCCGACCTGGTGCGCGGCATCGTTTCCGAGTGGACGGGCATCCCCGTGTCCAAGCTGGGCGGCAACGGATCCGGCGTGCTCGGCAGTCTGGGGCCCGATCTGCGCCGAAGGGTCCGCGGTCAGGATCATGCGCTGGAGACCATCGAACGCGCGGTGCTTGCTGCCCAGGTCGGGCTGAACAGCGCTTCGAAGCCCACGGGTATTTTTTTGCTTGTGGGCCCCTCGGGGGTCGGCAAAACCGAGACGGCCCTGGCCGTTGCGGACGCGCTGTTCGGGGGTGAGCGCATGCTTGTGTGCATCAATATGTCGGAATTTCAGGAAAAGCATACGGTTTCGCGACTCATTGGGGCGCCTCCGGGTTACGTAGGCTTTGGCGAAGGCGGTCGGCTGACCGAGGCCGTTCGCAGGCAGCCATACAGCGCCGTCCTCTTCGACGAGGTGGAAAAGGCGCATCCCGAGGTGCTGAACCTCTTTTACCAGATTTTCGACAAGGGCGTTCTCGCCGATGGCGAGGGACGGGAAGTGGATTTCCGCAACTGCGTCATCTTCATGACCTCGAATATCGGCGGCGACATTGTTTCCGCCCTGTGCGAGGGGGATGAAATTCCCGATCCCGAGGTGCTGAAGGGCGCCCTGCGCCCGGCCCTGCTCCGGCATTTCCCGCCAGCCCTGCTCGGACGCATGACCGTCGTGCCATTCACGACCATCCGCGGCGAGACCCTGCAGGAACTCGTGGAGATGAAGTTGGCCAGAGTGGGGGCGCGCCTGTCCGGCAGACATCGGCTCCGCCTGTGCTGGGAAGAAGACGTCATATCCTCCATCATGACGAGTTGCACTGCGGTGGAGACCGGAGCGCGCAACATCGACCACATTATCGGCTCCTCACTGTTGCCGGGCATCGCGACCGCTCTCCTTGGCGCTCTGGACGGCGGCGGGAAGGCGTGCGGAGAACTTCGCGTGGGGCTGAACCGGGCTGACGGAACCTTCACCTTCATCCTGGGGACGCTGTCATGA